A window of the Haloarcula litorea genome harbors these coding sequences:
- a CDS encoding DsbA family protein, whose translation MSSHSRRAFLTSGLAAVAATAGCLGGPSSDAGGSAVPTAEGQPLPAPVAGDPDADVTVAVFEDYACPHCATYSLQVYPEVAADFLADGLVRYEFHDLPIPVDATASWQAANAARSVQAQAGDEAYFTYSKRLFENQDGLGPDAYADLTDGLDAEGDEVRRAATGRIYDPTIEADRQAAMDRGIQATPTVLVDGESVEWSEVAYPPVRDAIEAARDG comes from the coding sequence ATGAGCAGTCACAGCCGTCGTGCGTTTCTGACGAGCGGACTGGCCGCCGTCGCGGCCACCGCCGGCTGTCTCGGCGGGCCGTCCTCCGACGCCGGCGGGAGCGCGGTGCCGACGGCGGAGGGACAACCCCTCCCCGCGCCCGTCGCCGGCGACCCCGACGCCGACGTGACCGTCGCCGTCTTCGAGGACTACGCCTGTCCCCACTGTGCAACGTACTCGCTGCAGGTCTACCCGGAGGTGGCGGCGGACTTCCTCGCGGACGGACTCGTCCGCTACGAGTTCCACGACCTCCCGATCCCCGTCGACGCCACCGCCTCCTGGCAGGCCGCCAACGCCGCCCGGTCGGTCCAGGCCCAGGCCGGCGACGAGGCCTACTTCACCTACTCCAAGCGGCTGTTCGAGAACCAGGACGGCCTCGGGCCGGACGCCTACGCCGACCTGACCGACGGTCTGGACGCCGAGGGCGACGAGGTCCGGCGGGCCGCGACGGGTCGCATCTACGACCCGACCATCGAGGCGGATCGACAGGCAGCGATGGACCGCGGTATCCAGGCGACTCCGACGGTGCTCGTCGACGGCGAGAGCGTCGAGTGGAGCGAGGTCGCGTACCCACCGGTCCGGGACGCTATCGAAGCCGCGAGGGACGGATGA